A window from Nitrosopumilus adriaticus encodes these proteins:
- a CDS encoding 6-pyruvoyl trahydropterin synthase family protein → MATSPTILDSDFRYIDKKGNLLKTRTELTVAQMLTFLEQEYQYNHKITLKNGNEVNVDFKTEKGLIEVIDNDEDIEKYKQIKQDFPQDKVMAIGHAKYVAQIKELQDVVFYDKTPQTGSIFLEDASFSFDYAHILPLVEKCSILHGHTSSVMVELVGQMKDNLLLDFGEAKKIIKEVVNIFDHKFFINRKYLKKEDDSHFLIQFEGPKGMFELQVPKNTTYLLEGEATVENLSSEIIKLLAPKMPSNVEAVGVYIYEGYNKGSHIISNISR, encoded by the coding sequence ATGGCAACAAGTCCAACAATTCTAGATTCAGATTTTAGATATATCGATAAGAAAGGAAATTTGCTCAAAACAAGAACAGAATTGACAGTAGCACAAATGCTGACATTTCTTGAACAAGAATATCAATACAATCACAAGATTACATTGAAAAATGGAAATGAGGTAAATGTAGATTTTAAAACAGAAAAAGGATTAATCGAAGTAATTGATAATGATGAAGATATTGAAAAATACAAACAAATCAAGCAAGATTTCCCTCAAGATAAAGTAATGGCAATAGGACATGCAAAATATGTTGCACAGATCAAAGAATTACAAGATGTTGTATTTTATGACAAAACACCACAAACAGGTTCAATATTTTTAGAAGATGCATCATTCTCATTTGATTATGCACACATTCTTCCTTTAGTTGAAAAGTGTTCCATTTTACATGGACATACATCTTCTGTAATGGTAGAGCTTGTAGGACAGATGAAAGATAATCTTCTGTTAGATTTTGGAGAAGCCAAAAAGATTATCAAAGAAGTTGTAAACATATTTGATCATAAATTTTTCATCAATAGAAAATATCTCAAGAAAGAAGATGATTCACATTTTCTAATTCAATTTGAAGGTCCTAAAGGAATGTTTGAATTACAAGTTCCAAAAAACACAACATATCTTTTAGAAGGCGAAGCTACTGTAGAAAATCTATCAAGTGAAATTATAAAATTATTAGCACCAAAAATGCCATCAAATGTAGAGGCAGTTGGTGTATACATCTATGAAGGTTACAATAAGGGTTCACACATTATTTCAAATATTTCAAGATAG
- a CDS encoding 4a-hydroxytetrahydrobiopterin dehydratase: protein MMRLSDADIEEELKDLTGWSVVNEKLHKEFQFESFNQAFGFMTRAAMEIEKMNHHPEWFNVYNRITVELTTHDAGGITKNDVNLAKILNSLA from the coding sequence ATGATGAGATTATCTGATGCAGATATTGAGGAAGAATTAAAGGATTTGACAGGTTGGAGTGTTGTGAATGAAAAGCTTCACAAAGAATTTCAATTTGAAAGTTTTAACCAGGCTTTTGGCTTTATGACCAGGGCAGCTATGGAGATTGAAAAAATGAATCACCATCCAGAATGGTTTAATGTGTACAATAGAATCACAGTAGAACTGACAACTCATGATGCTGGAGGCATTACAAAAAATGATGTTAATCTTGCTAAAATTCTAAATTCTTTGGCATGA
- a CDS encoding asparagine synthase C-terminal domain-containing protein — protein MDISNEKLLENIKNSILDTVKEKKIGIAFSGGVDSTLISKICSDMNFNITLLTIGFPNSHDILFAKQVNEYLKYPHHIFEINSETFPAISSKINEKIQTENLSWNENCIAFYYVSKLASSLDLDTVITANGIDELFCGYNAYREAFSGGESHILEVMKSKLDNELKMMKAVNLIASEFGVRILQPLLSEKFIEYAKTIPISEKIHDSEDLYRKHIIRKLASDINVPELSCTKRKKALQYGSKIHKALLKTR, from the coding sequence ATGGATATCTCAAATGAAAAACTGCTTGAAAATATTAAAAATTCTATTTTAGATACTGTAAAAGAAAAGAAAATTGGAATTGCGTTTTCTGGAGGTGTAGATAGTACATTAATTTCAAAAATTTGCTCAGACATGAATTTCAATATTACTTTATTGACTATTGGATTTCCTAATTCACATGATATTTTGTTTGCAAAACAAGTAAATGAATATCTCAAATACCCTCATCATATATTTGAGATTAATTCTGAGACTTTTCCTGCAATTTCCTCAAAAATAAATGAAAAAATACAAACTGAAAATTTATCTTGGAATGAAAATTGTATTGCATTTTATTATGTTTCTAAACTTGCAAGCAGCTTGGACCTTGATACAGTAATCACAGCCAATGGAATTGATGAATTATTTTGTGGTTATAATGCATATAGAGAAGCATTTTCTGGAGGTGAATCTCATATTCTTGAAGTAATGAAATCTAAATTGGATAATGAATTAAAAATGATGAAGGCGGTTAATCTTATTGCATCTGAATTTGGAGTGAGAATTCTACAGCCTCTTTTGTCTGAAAAATTTATTGAGTATGCAAAAACTATTCCAATATCTGAAAAAATTCATGATTCTGAAGACTTGTATCGTAAACACATTATACGAAAATTAGCTAGTGACATTAACGTTCCAGAACTTTCATGCACAAAACGAAAGAAAGCATTACAATATGGTTCTAAAATTCATAAGGCTTTACTGAAAACTAGATAA
- the purB gene encoding adenylosuccinate lyase, protein MAILPIDNGRYGTKEMMDIFSEQRKVDYQLEIEGAAAMSQSEIGMISKSVGKEIFRAAMSGKITAKRIKQLEAKSDHDTAALVESLSEKCSKSARPWIHYGLTSNDLVDTSNSMQMRDALQIIEPKVAKMASILAKKAVKYEKIPAVGRTHGQHASIISFGLKFANWAAEMAKHVERIEEIKKRILICKTLGVVGTGSLMGAKSLEVQKRASKRLKLFPAEVTTQVVPRERYAEYVFELALIGSTLEKIAIEIRNLQRTEIGEVAEQFKKGQMGSSAVPVKRNPIKSERVSSLSKLVRSQVAVSFENIPLWHERDLSNSANERFVIPTVSILVDEMLETMTRIVSNLMVNEKRIVENLYITKGQIFAEFVLEALIKKGIPRFVAYKDVQRVAFEANDKGMQYIDAIKNDKAFSSNLTDKEISAIFSPEKHLGASSAIIKNVQKSVQNTIKKFI, encoded by the coding sequence TTGGCAATTTTACCTATTGATAATGGTCGTTATGGAACTAAAGAAATGATGGATATTTTTAGTGAGCAGAGAAAAGTAGATTATCAATTAGAGATCGAAGGAGCTGCTGCAATGTCTCAAAGTGAGATAGGAATGATCTCAAAAAGTGTTGGTAAGGAAATCTTCAGAGCAGCAATGTCTGGTAAAATTACTGCTAAAAGAATAAAGCAATTAGAAGCTAAAAGTGATCACGATACTGCAGCTCTTGTAGAATCATTAAGTGAAAAGTGTAGTAAAAGTGCAAGACCATGGATTCATTATGGATTAACAAGTAACGATTTAGTAGATACAAGTAACTCAATGCAAATGAGAGATGCATTACAAATCATTGAACCCAAAGTTGCAAAGATGGCATCAATTCTTGCAAAAAAAGCTGTAAAATATGAAAAGATTCCAGCTGTTGGTAGAACTCATGGACAACATGCAAGTATCATATCATTTGGATTAAAATTTGCTAATTGGGCAGCTGAAATGGCAAAGCATGTAGAAAGAATAGAGGAGATTAAGAAGAGAATTTTAATTTGTAAAACATTAGGTGTTGTAGGTACTGGCTCACTGATGGGTGCAAAATCATTAGAAGTGCAAAAAAGAGCATCAAAACGATTAAAATTGTTTCCTGCAGAAGTGACAACTCAAGTGGTTCCAAGAGAAAGATACGCAGAATATGTATTTGAATTGGCATTAATTGGTTCCACTTTAGAAAAGATTGCTATAGAGATTAGAAATTTGCAGAGAACTGAGATTGGGGAAGTAGCTGAACAATTTAAGAAAGGACAAATGGGCAGTAGTGCAGTTCCTGTTAAAAGAAACCCAATCAAAAGTGAGCGAGTATCATCATTATCTAAATTAGTAAGAAGTCAAGTTGCAGTTTCCTTTGAAAATATTCCATTATGGCACGAACGGGATCTTTCAAATTCAGCTAATGAGAGATTCGTGATTCCAACAGTATCGATTTTAGTTGATGAAATGCTTGAAACCATGACCAGAATTGTTTCAAATTTGATGGTAAATGAAAAAAGAATTGTAGAAAATCTATACATTACAAAGGGACAGATATTTGCAGAATTCGTTTTAGAAGCTCTAATCAAAAAAGGCATACCAAGATTCGTAGCATACAAAGATGTTCAAAGAGTTGCATTTGAAGCAAATGATAAAGGAATGCAGTACATCGATGCAATCAAAAATGATAAAGCATTCTCTTCAAACTTGACTGATAAAGAAATCAGTGCAATATTTTCTCCAGAAAAACACCTTGGTGCATCTTCAGCAATAATTAAAAATGTGCAAAAATCTGTTCAAAATACAATAAAAAAATTTATCTAG
- a CDS encoding CBS domain-containing protein, with product MKNGKTITIEDVMTKSVISVDASMTINETAKMMEDAKVGAVIIMENNVPIGIVTDKDFAVKVAAHAYEISSPIKQIMSSPLLSINSDESVRNAADLMFERRVRKLPVLNDDKVVGIITATDIVNLLAVSVEEDIRDMYFHSVAKIYTNYSPYN from the coding sequence TTGAAAAATGGAAAAACTATTACAATTGAAGATGTAATGACAAAATCAGTCATTTCTGTAGATGCTTCAATGACAATTAATGAAACTGCAAAAATGATGGAAGATGCCAAAGTGGGGGCAGTTATCATTATGGAAAACAATGTCCCAATAGGAATTGTAACAGACAAAGATTTTGCAGTGAAGGTTGCAGCACACGCTTATGAAATCTCATCACCCATTAAACAAATAATGTCATCTCCGCTATTATCAATAAACTCTGATGAATCAGTAAGAAATGCAGCTGATTTGATGTTTGAGCGTAGAGTAAGGAAACTCCCAGTTCTAAATGATGACAAAGTAGTTGGAATAATAACTGCAACAGACATTGTTAATTTGTTGGCAGTAAGTGTAGAGGAGGATATCAGAGACATGTACTTTCATTCTGTAGCAAAAATTTACACAAACTATAGTCCATATAATTAG
- a CDS encoding universal stress protein codes for MNFKIKKILVPLDGSPNSFRGFDVAIQLARESHSTITGLYVLGIVKPRPSDPITPLEKILLEHAQKIMKKAKLLAAKKGILFIDRLSYGDDGKRIVEVAEKQNFDLIVIGSRGMGAAKELFLGSTSNYVLHKSKKPVLIVK; via the coding sequence ATGAATTTCAAAATTAAGAAAATTCTTGTTCCATTAGATGGTTCGCCTAATTCATTTCGCGGTTTTGATGTTGCAATTCAACTTGCTCGGGAATCTCACTCTACAATTACTGGTCTATATGTTCTAGGAATCGTTAAACCTAGACCTAGTGATCCAATTACTCCTTTAGAGAAAATTTTATTAGAACATGCCCAAAAAATTATGAAAAAAGCAAAATTACTTGCAGCTAAAAAAGGAATTCTATTCATTGACAGACTATCTTATGGAGATGATGGAAAAAGAATTGTTGAAGTGGCAGAAAAACAAAATTTTGATCTTATTGTAATTGGTTCAAGGGGAATGGGTGCTGCAAAAGAATTATTCCTTGGAAGTACTTCAAACTATGTACTTCATAAATCAAAGAAACCTGTACTGATAGTGAAATAA
- a CDS encoding RtcB family protein: MSSSDPKKIGENQYQIDADSNLGMKVPVRIYADEPLLQKMLSDRTILQARNVASIPGIVSHSVVLPDGHEGYGFPVGGVAAMDAEEGMISPGGVGYDINCGVRLLRSNLDENTVRSKLKELVNDLFSSIPSGVGSKGAVKLSHSELDEVLVNGVNWAIDHGYGSSNDSDVCEENGQIQNADPNQVSDKARKRGAPQLGSLGSGNHFLEVQKVSEIHDEEAANRMGIKEGTITVLIHCGSRGFGHQVCSDYLRVSEQAMQKYDIDLPDRELACVPNNSEEGESYRKAMFAALNFAWSNRQILTHWTRNSFERVFNQSESDLDMKLVYDVAHNIAKVEKHKVDGSERKLVVHRKGATRAFPANRDEIPSKYRDLGQPVLVPGSMGTASWILLGKPNSMNLSFGSTAHGAGRTMSRSKARRNYTENDVKKSLNDQGIFIKALTRDGVVEETPQAYKDVDAVVNVSHNLGIATKVAKLVPIGVIKG, from the coding sequence ATGTCATCCTCTGACCCAAAAAAAATCGGCGAAAATCAATATCAAATTGATGCTGATTCTAACCTTGGAATGAAAGTACCTGTGAGAATTTATGCAGATGAGCCATTATTACAAAAAATGTTATCTGATAGAACAATTTTACAAGCACGAAATGTTGCATCAATTCCAGGTATAGTCAGTCATAGCGTTGTTTTGCCTGATGGGCATGAAGGCTATGGTTTTCCCGTAGGTGGTGTCGCAGCAATGGATGCTGAGGAAGGAATGATCAGCCCTGGTGGTGTAGGATATGATATTAATTGTGGTGTGAGATTACTTCGTTCAAATTTAGATGAGAATACAGTTCGTTCTAAACTTAAAGAACTTGTCAATGATCTATTTAGCTCAATTCCTTCCGGAGTTGGTTCTAAAGGGGCAGTAAAACTTAGTCATTCAGAACTTGATGAAGTTTTAGTTAACGGCGTAAACTGGGCAATCGATCATGGATATGGTTCATCAAATGATTCAGATGTTTGCGAAGAAAATGGTCAAATTCAAAATGCTGATCCAAACCAAGTTTCTGATAAAGCAAGAAAGAGAGGTGCACCACAACTTGGAAGCTTGGGTTCTGGAAATCATTTTCTAGAAGTACAAAAGGTTTCAGAGATTCATGATGAAGAAGCTGCAAACAGAATGGGGATTAAAGAAGGAACAATTACTGTTTTAATTCATTGTGGCTCTAGAGGTTTTGGTCATCAAGTGTGTAGTGATTATCTTAGAGTTTCCGAACAAGCAATGCAAAAATATGATATTGATTTACCTGATAGGGAACTTGCATGTGTCCCAAACAATTCTGAAGAGGGTGAATCTTATAGAAAAGCAATGTTTGCTGCATTAAATTTTGCATGGAGTAATAGACAAATACTCACTCATTGGACTAGGAATTCTTTTGAACGTGTTTTCAATCAATCAGAATCTGATCTTGATATGAAATTAGTTTATGACGTTGCTCATAATATCGCAAAAGTAGAAAAACACAAAGTTGATGGTAGCGAAAGAAAATTGGTAGTTCATAGAAAAGGAGCAACAAGAGCATTTCCTGCAAATCGTGATGAAATTCCATCAAAATATCGTGATTTAGGTCAACCTGTTTTGGTTCCTGGCTCAATGGGTACTGCAAGCTGGATTTTACTTGGTAAACCAAATTCAATGAATTTGAGTTTTGGTTCTACTGCCCATGGTGCTGGAAGGACTATGTCTAGATCAAAAGCTAGAAGAAACTATACTGAAAATGATGTAAAAAAATCTCTTAATGATCAGGGGATCTTTATCAAGGCATTAACACGGGATGGGGTTGTCGAAGAAACTCCTCAGGCATACAAAGATGTTGATGCTGTAGTTAATGTTTCTCATAATTTAGGAATAGCCACAAAAGTAGCAAAATTAGTGCCTATTGGTGTGATTAAAGGTTGA
- a CDS encoding DNA-binding protein, with protein sequence MSEEDSELERLKAKRLAEMQKNISTRKEIKESAEPQKEKIPENPRASVVKILGFRGLEVLENAESQFPNETKIIIDKIFELIKTGEINETLDGGKLLTLFRSVGLNVRMETKINVEQDGKFVSLSDKLSKDSSENSDEE encoded by the coding sequence TTGAGCGAAGAAGATTCTGAACTTGAAAGATTAAAGGCAAAGCGATTAGCCGAAATGCAAAAAAACATTTCCACAAGAAAAGAAATCAAAGAATCTGCTGAACCACAAAAAGAAAAAATTCCTGAAAATCCTCGTGCTTCAGTTGTAAAAATTCTTGGATTTCGTGGATTAGAAGTATTAGAAAATGCTGAATCACAGTTTCCAAATGAAACTAAAATAATTATAGATAAAATATTTGAATTAATCAAAACTGGTGAAATTAATGAAACTCTTGATGGGGGAAAGTTGCTCACTCTGTTTAGATCAGTTGGACTCAATGTTCGTATGGAAACTAAAATTAATGTTGAACAAGACGGAAAATTTGTATCATTAAGTGATAAACTCAGCAAGGACTCATCTGAAAATAGTGATGAAGAATGA
- a CDS encoding 30S ribosomal protein S11, whose translation MSEIEAQVEEVSEEVVETPAKVEETEAKVETKSQPETKKEGPDKWGIAHIYSSYNNTIIHMTDLTGAETVSISSGGIHVNADRYESSPFAAMKAANAVVESARTKGFTGFHIRVRAVGGVGSRVPGPGAQAAIRALARGGFKIGRIDDVTPIPHDTTRKKGGKRGRRV comes from the coding sequence TTGTCAGAAATTGAAGCCCAGGTTGAAGAAGTTTCAGAAGAAGTGGTAGAAACACCAGCTAAAGTAGAAGAAACTGAGGCTAAAGTAGAAACCAAGTCTCAACCAGAGACAAAAAAAGAAGGACCTGACAAATGGGGAATTGCCCACATTTACAGTAGTTACAATAATACAATTATTCATATGACTGATCTTACTGGTGCAGAGACTGTATCAATTAGTTCAGGTGGAATCCACGTTAATGCTGACAGATATGAATCATCACCATTTGCTGCAATGAAAGCTGCAAATGCAGTTGTAGAATCTGCAAGAACTAAAGGATTTACAGGATTTCACATCAGAGTTCGTGCAGTAGGAGGAGTTGGTTCTAGAGTTCCAGGTCCCGGAGCACAAGCGGCAATCAGAGCTTTGGCAAGAGGCGGATTCAAGATTGGAAGAATTGATGATGTAACACCTATCCCTCACGACACCACTAGAAAGAAAGGTGGAAAAAGAGGAAGAAGAGTCTAA
- the thiL gene encoding thiamine-phosphate kinase — MTKLDESTIIKIFQKEFGNKKFVSEDVETFNLGKIKIIAKTDTLVESTDIPKKMELEDAARKSIVACVSDFASKGVRPEFGIISINLPNNITHSKITSIAKGFKKAAKEYGIVILGGDTNSGKEIVFNVSIFGNSNKIVTRKDSKIGDIVFVTGPFGYTKIGLDLLLGKRNDKGKFAEKSIKSMTNPKPKISFGLKNKKYFSSSMDSSDGLSTTLNEMSKQSKKKFVINNIPVRRDLEKYAKSHNLDLISLVFHGGEEYEFVFTVQPKYKKIIKKNARLLKTPIIEIGQVESGNGVFLKEGRNYNRIRDLGWKHFR, encoded by the coding sequence ATGACAAAGTTAGATGAATCAACCATAATCAAAATTTTTCAAAAGGAATTTGGAAATAAAAAATTTGTTTCTGAAGATGTAGAGACGTTCAATTTAGGAAAAATCAAAATTATTGCTAAAACAGATACACTTGTAGAAAGTACAGACATTCCAAAAAAAATGGAATTAGAAGATGCTGCAAGAAAAAGTATTGTTGCTTGTGTAAGTGACTTTGCCTCAAAAGGGGTTAGACCAGAATTTGGAATCATATCAATAAATTTACCAAATAATATCACACACTCAAAAATCACATCTATTGCAAAAGGATTCAAAAAAGCGGCTAAAGAATACGGAATTGTAATTTTAGGTGGAGATACTAATTCAGGTAAGGAGATAGTCTTCAATGTAAGTATTTTTGGTAATTCAAACAAAATAGTTACTAGAAAAGATTCCAAAATAGGAGATATTGTATTTGTAACAGGTCCATTTGGCTATACAAAAATAGGATTAGATTTACTTCTGGGTAAACGTAATGATAAAGGGAAGTTTGCTGAAAAATCAATTAAATCAATGACGAATCCCAAACCAAAGATTAGTTTTGGATTAAAAAATAAAAAATATTTTTCATCATCGATGGATTCAAGTGATGGATTATCAACAACTCTCAATGAAATGTCAAAACAAAGTAAGAAAAAATTCGTCATTAACAACATACCTGTAAGAAGGGATTTAGAAAAATATGCAAAATCCCATAATCTTGATTTAATTTCTTTGGTTTTTCATGGAGGGGAAGAGTACGAATTTGTTTTTACAGTACAGCCAAAATATAAAAAAATAATTAAAAAAAATGCTAGACTTCTTAAAACACCCATTATTGAAATAGGACAAGTAGAATCAGGTAACGGAGTATTTCTAAAAGAGGGTAGAAATTATAATAGAATTAGAGACTTGGGATGGAAACATTTCAGATAA
- a CDS encoding phosphomannomutase — MKKTISGVRGIFGEDLNLKDVLEFCNNFSSLIKSEKCVIGKDTRPSGDMMKNVASAELMKNGIDVFNLGTVPTPVVFREARRFGAGLVISSSHNPIEWNGMKFIIEGRGINEQELPKIVEHQENIKSKIGSECNITSTYIEDAKKIIGEIQNNPDIVVDIGGGAAKGFAPELLRESGCKVEVLNEELSQCSRGPDPTSDELSELRTASIKKEIGFAFDLDGDRLVVVRKGEKQTPDVTLGLGVAKSLELGYRKFVLSADTSISIEKYIKEKGGTIKRSKVGEANVIELMLQTNAQAGGEGSSGGFILPEFNYCREGILSSGLIASMLGTSNFDEILNYMKSFFQIREKTTIDSNFHDKVIEDIKNKFSKEYSDVDSQDGIKGIIDDDSWVLIRKSNTEDIIRVSAESNDVEKCKKITKDTLEIVKESYDKVR; from the coding sequence TTGAAGAAAACTATTTCAGGAGTTAGAGGAATATTTGGAGAAGATCTCAACTTAAAAGACGTATTAGAATTTTGTAATAATTTTTCGAGTTTAATCAAATCAGAAAAATGTGTAATTGGGAAAGACACTAGGCCATCAGGAGACATGATGAAAAATGTTGCAAGTGCAGAATTGATGAAAAATGGCATAGATGTATTTAATTTAGGAACGGTACCAACTCCAGTAGTTTTTAGAGAGGCTAGAAGATTTGGGGCAGGGTTAGTAATCTCGTCTTCACATAATCCAATAGAGTGGAATGGAATGAAATTCATTATTGAAGGCAGAGGTATTAACGAACAGGAATTACCCAAAATTGTGGAACATCAAGAAAATATAAAATCAAAAATCGGTTCTGAATGCAACATTACATCAACATACATCGAAGATGCAAAAAAAATCATAGGTGAAATTCAAAATAATCCAGACATAGTAGTAGATATTGGTGGGGGAGCTGCAAAAGGATTTGCTCCAGAATTGTTAAGAGAATCAGGATGTAAGGTAGAAGTATTAAATGAAGAACTTTCGCAATGTTCTAGAGGCCCAGATCCTACATCTGATGAATTATCTGAATTAAGAACAGCCTCAATCAAAAAAGAAATTGGATTTGCATTTGATTTAGATGGAGATCGCTTAGTTGTGGTTAGAAAAGGAGAAAAACAAACTCCAGATGTAACATTAGGGTTAGGGGTTGCAAAATCTCTAGAATTAGGTTACAGAAAATTTGTGTTAAGTGCAGATACAAGCATATCAATTGAAAAATATATCAAAGAAAAAGGAGGGACTATTAAAAGATCAAAGGTCGGAGAGGCAAATGTGATAGAACTTATGCTTCAAACAAATGCTCAAGCAGGCGGAGAGGGAAGTAGTGGTGGTTTTATTTTGCCCGAGTTTAATTATTGTAGAGAAGGTATTCTTAGCAGCGGATTAATTGCATCCATGTTAGGAACATCAAATTTTGATGAGATTTTAAATTACATGAAAAGTTTTTTCCAGATTAGAGAAAAAACTACAATTGATTCTAATTTTCATGACAAAGTAATAGAAGACATAAAAAATAAATTTTCAAAAGAATATTCAGATGTTGATTCGCAAGACGGAATTAAAGGAATCATTGATGATGATAGTTGGGTTTTGATTAGGAAATCAAACACTGAAGACATCATTAGGGTTTCAGCAGAATCAAACGATGTAGAAAAATGTAAAAAAATTACAAAGGACACTTTAGAAATAGTGAAAGAAAGTTATGACAAAGTTAGATGA
- a CDS encoding winged helix-turn-helix domain-containing protein, with amino-acid sequence MQIVADLLTATEQSGQEGIKTTSLLTKANLSHSRLSKFLQNLTGAGLINKIEFDGKNTFVITPKGRQYLESYANFSSIAESFGLEL; translated from the coding sequence ATGCAGATAGTTGCAGACTTGCTTACTGCTACTGAACAGTCTGGACAGGAAGGCATCAAAACAACTTCACTTCTAACAAAGGCTAATTTATCACATTCAAGACTATCAAAATTCTTGCAGAATTTAACAGGTGCAGGACTAATCAACAAAATTGAATTTGATGGAAAAAATACTTTTGTAATTACACCAAAAGGAAGACAGTATTTGGAATCTTATGCAAACTTTTCCAGCATTGCCGAATCATTTGGATTAGAACTTTAA